The Sulfurimonas sp. genome includes the window ACCCATCTCTAAGCCGACTACAAAAGCATCTAGACCGATAATAACTAAACCAAAACCGATAATAACTTCTTTTAAATTATCGATTTTTTGTTTAAGAATTACATATTGAAAAAATAATATGATAGCTAAGATAGGAATAACATCTATAACAACGCTTATAAAACCTTTGATAATTGTAAGAAATTTAAACTCAAAAACTACAGGAGTTTTTGCCATTTCAACAATGGAAGGGTTTATTATATTGTTCGCATCTATAAACTCATAAACAAAAATACCATAAAATTGTACGAAAATCATAGGAGTTAAAGAGGCAAAAGCGATGAGTCCAAAACCATCTAAAACAGGATTTCTGCCTTTAATAGTAGATGCTAGACCAATTCCAAGAGCTGCTACAAGAGGAACTGTTACTGTAGAAGTTGTGACTCCACCTAAGTCATAAGCAAGCCCAACTATTTCTTGTGGGGCAAAGGCAGTAGCTGCTACAACCATTATATAGCCAGAAATTATATAGTAGTGAATTGGGTGACCTTTTATAATCCTCCAAACACCAATAACAATAGCAAAACCAACAGAAAAAGCAACAACAATTCTTAAAAATGTAGCGTCAATTCGCCCAGCACTAATACTAGCTGCTTTTTGTGCAATAACTATAAGAGCTGGTTCGGCAACAGTTGTACCAAAGCCAATCATAAAAGCAAAAATGATTATCCACTTTGTTGAGCCTTTTTTTGCAAACTCTCCAGCAAGACCTTCACCAACGGGGAAGATACCAACTTCAAGACCTAAAAGAAAAACAGCAAGTCCAACACCAACAATAGCAAGTCCAATAGAGGTGCTTAACCAATTTTCAGGGACACTTTGAATAATCGCTAGTTGAAAAAACATAATAACAAGAATGATTGGTAGTAGGTCTCTAAATGACTCTTTTAAGAGCTTTAAAAATGAAGCAAAGCTTAACATCTTCATCCTTTGTTATAAATAATATGTGATTTTACCTAAATGAAGATAAAAGTTTGATTTTTAAGTGTGATAAAGGTAAAATGCGGTTTCTTTTTAATATGGTCGAGTGTCCGAGTGGCCGATGGTGCAACCTTGGAAAGGTTGTGTAGGGTAACCTACCGAGAGTTCGAATCTCTCCTCGACCACCATATCAAAAACATCCCTTTTAGTTCCGTTATAATCCTTCCTATATACCCCCTTGAAAACAATACATAGTGTATTGTTTTCAAATGACATTAAATCCCTAAATATAGGGCTTACTAAGGTGTTGAAGTTGAAAGTTTTATATTTCAAAGCTCTTTAGCAGTCTTAAACTAGGGAACACACAAACACAGAACTAAGATGCACTAGAGTAATCACACAACTCACGCAGAAATTACACAGGTAATGCACAGATGATACTCACATACCAATAAACCACCCCAATGACTATCCACCCGATACGGGGAAGCAATATCGTGGGTAGTGGAACGGGTAATCTGTATTTTGTTGTAGTGAAATGACTAACATGCTATAATCTAAATTATAAAAAATATTCAAAAAGGAGACCTCATGCAATTAGCAATAGATATCAAAAATGAACCTATCGCAGATAAAGTTCTGTGGATGTTAGATCGCTTTAAAAGTGATGGTGTCGAAATTTTAAAATTAAACTCTAAAAATGAAAAAGAAGTAATAAATAATTTTAGAGAGGGGTTAGAAGAAATTAAAGCTGTTAATAATGGCAACTTACATTCAAGACCTGTAAAAGAATTACTTGAAGAACTTTAACATTGAAACCATTCCTCGGTTTGATAAAGATGTTAAAAAATAAAAGAAACGATTTCCAAAAATAAAAGAAGATTTGTACCTTCTTATTGAAGAGCTTAGTAAGAATCCAGAATTAGGGGTAGCCCTTGAAAGTGGACTATATAAAGTAAGACTTCAAAACTCATCTATACCAACGGGTAAAAGAGCAGGTTTTAGAGTTGTGACATACTATGTCAATGGAGATAATTTATATCTTGTTACAATGTATGCAAAGAGTGATAAAGATACAATTTTGACTCATAAACTAAAAGAAATTATTCGTGATGAGATATAAAAGTATCATGCAATAACAGACATAGTGTTACCTTTTTTTAAAATACATATCTTAAAAGTACCTGGTATAGGGCTATATAAGGCTTTTCATTAGTGGACTTGATCATCATGTTTTAGATGATTTTGGTTATTTTTGATTTAAAGTAAAAAAATGGTATCTTTATTTTTAGGGGCATTATACTAGGAAATATTAAAAATAATACTTCCTAGTTTTCATAATATCTTTTGGTCTTAATCCAAATCTATTAAAAAATGCATTTGAAAAATTTGAAGCATATTTATATCCGATTTTTTGTGATATTTCAGTTATATTTAATTCACTTTTTTCTAAGAGTAATTTTGATTCTTGTAAACGGTATTCTAATGAAATAGAATAAGGTGTTTCATTAAAAAACTTATGAAAACCTATTTTTAATTTTAAATCATTTATAGCAACTTTTCTTGCCAACTCTTTAATGCTAGGAGGATTGCTAAGATTATTTATCAAAATATTTTTTGCTCGATATATTGCATCTTTGTCAGCACTAGATAATTTAATAGTTTTATTTATTTTTACTTCATTTTCTTTGAATAAATCTGTAAACTCTGTATAAAGTAATTCTAATACTTTTGATTCTATGAACATCTTCTCTAATTTATCTTTATAGGTATTATTAAAAATTTCATGTGCAATTAATTGCGTTTTTTGATTTGTTTTTTTATAACTTATATTTTCTATATTTTTATTACTTTGAAAAAAATTAATATATTTTTCAGTGTGTCTATTTTCAGGTAAGTTTTCTTCTAGAAATTGTTTACTAATAACTAATTGTAAAAATTGTTTATGAGTATTTCTTTTTATTTTTGATATACCTTCATCTTTATTTATTAAATCAATAATAGTATGTTTTTTTTCAGTTTTAATACTGTAGTTATCTAATAAACTTGTATATTCATTTTCCATATCTTTTTCTAAGTTTATATATAAGATTAAACCATTAATATTGCTTTTTCTAAAGTTTGAACTATCTTGATTGAAAAATTCATCAACTTTATGTAAAGTTATGTGACTATTTATTTTATATTCATTTACCATATAATATCTTTCTAATAAGAAATAATATGTTTTTAATATTATTGCTCTTGATTTTAATAATTGTTATTGATTATACTACTAGCTACTTAAAATTTAATAAACAAGGATTTTTGATGGTTAGAAAAAGAATAATACTTTCGATTAGTATTTCATTTATGTTAGTAAATAATATTTTTGCAAAAGAGATAAAACATTTAGATACTGTAACAGTGACGGCACAAAAAGTTGAAGAAAATATGCAAAGAGTACCTATTTCCTTGACAGTTTTTGATGAATTTGACCTTAAAGACAAGAATATAAAATCAGTTAAGGATATTGCTTATTATACTCCTAACTTATTATTATTTGATTCAGGTGGTTTTGGTGGCTTAGCCCCAACAATTAGAGGGATAAGTACAGATCCTCAACTGTCTTCAAGTTCAGTTAGCATCTACATTGATGGAATTCCTTTTAGCAGTAGCACAGCTAATGATATGCTTTTAAACAATGTTAAAAGGGTAGAAGTATTAAGAGGACCACAAGGAACACTTTATGGTAAAAATGCAGAAGCTGGTGTAATTAATATTATTACTAATAAACCAAATAATGAGTTTAACAGTGAAATAGGCATAGAGCTTGGACAAGATAATAAAAAAGAATATCTAGCAAGTGTTAGTGGTCCGATTATAAAAGATAAGTTTTATGTTGGTCTTGATATAAAACATTATGAAAAAGATGGTTTTCTTTATAACTCAAATTTAAAAAGAATTGAAAATGATAGAGAAAATAATTTTGCAAAACTTTATCTGCGGATGACTCCAACTGATAATTTGGATGTTAGTTTGATATCTACAATTTTAAAAAGAAATGATGGAACAATTTCTCAAAATAATCTAGGAGTTGTTGATAATAGAGTCACTACTAGTGATTTAATTGGCTATATAAAGAATGTTACAAAAACAGCTGCTTTAAAAGTAGAGTATACTTTTGATAAATATAAGTTAGAATCAGTTACTTCCTACAAAAAATATATTGATAAAAGATTAGGAGACTTTGACTTTACGGCAGGAGTTCCATATACTTTTCATAGTAAACTTGATATACCTTTAACAGACTTATCTCAAGAATTAAAGTTAAGCTATGTAGATGATAGAATTACTTGGATCACTGGTTTATTTGCAGATAAAAGTAAGACTGAGGGTGGTTATGTTCTTGATTCCACTATCCCTAATAAAACTGGTACTTATTTAAGTACCTCGGATGATGATTCTCTTGGAATATTTGCACATGTTGATTATAAATTAACAGATAAACTTTCTGTTTTAGGAGGAATCAGATATGATAAAAGTAACAAAAAGTTTGATAATAAAAAAACTAATATTAAGTTAAGTAACTCTTTTAGTGCAGTATCCCCAAAATTTTCTTTACAATACCAAATAAATCAAGATAAAATGGTTTATGTAACTATTTCAAAAGGTTATAAAAGTGGAGGATTCTATCAATTTGCACCTACTGATAAAATATCTTTTGATGATGAAACTATTTGGAGTTATGAAATAGGCTCAAAGAACTCTTTTTTAGATAATAAGTTAGTATTCAATTTCTCTTTATATTATATGGACATTAAAGATATGCAAGTTATGACGGCAATTGATAATGCAAGTAGTTATATATCAAATGCAGGAGTTGCAAGTTCAAAAGGTATTGAACTGGAATTAAACTATAATATAATTGATGATATTACTCTATTTTCATCTTTTGGATATAACAAAACTATTTTTGGAGAATTCAAGGATTACTTCGGTCAATATAAAGGAAATTATA containing:
- a CDS encoding TonB-dependent receptor, yielding MVRKRIILSISISFMLVNNIFAKEIKHLDTVTVTAQKVEENMQRVPISLTVFDEFDLKDKNIKSVKDIAYYTPNLLLFDSGGFGGLAPTIRGISTDPQLSSSSVSIYIDGIPFSSSTANDMLLNNVKRVEVLRGPQGTLYGKNAEAGVINIITNKPNNEFNSEIGIELGQDNKKEYLASVSGPIIKDKFYVGLDIKHYEKDGFLYNSNLKRIENDRENNFAKLYLRMTPTDNLDVSLISTILKRNDGTISQNNLGVVDNRVTTSDLIGYIKNVTKTAALKVEYTFDKYKLESVTSYKKYIDKRLGDFDFTAGVPYTFHSKLDIPLTDLSQELKLSYVDDRITWITGLFADKSKTEGGYVLDSTIPNKTGTYLSTSDDDSLGIFAHVDYKLTDKLSVLGGIRYDKSNKKFDNKKTNIKLSNSFSAVSPKFSLQYQINQDKMVYVTISKGYKSGGFYQFAPTDKISFDDETIWSYEIGSKNSFLDNKLVFNFSLYYMDIKDMQVMTAIDNASSYISNAGVASSKGIELELNYNIIDDITLFSSFGYNKTIFGEFKDYFGQYKGNYNPYAPKYNYSLAVQYRNINGYYARADLNGVGDMYLNRSNSLKQDAYELVNLKLGYESEDYDIYLYGKNIFNKKHDTEGLYDYYTVVSEPREVGIQLSYRF
- a CDS encoding AraC family transcriptional regulator, whose translation is MVNEYKINSHITLHKVDEFFNQDSSNFRKSNINGLILYINLEKDMENEYTSLLDNYSIKTEKKHTIIDLINKDEGISKIKRNTHKQFLQLVISKQFLEENLPENRHTEKYINFFQSNKNIENISYKKTNQKTQLIAHEIFNNTYKDKLEKMFIESKVLELLYTEFTDLFKENEVKINKTIKLSSADKDAIYRAKNILINNLSNPPSIKELARKVAINDLKLKIGFHKFFNETPYSISLEYRLQESKLLLEKSELNITEISQKIGYKYASNFSNAFFNRFGLRPKDIMKTRKYYF